In one window of Verrucomicrobiia bacterium DNA:
- the rimO gene encoding 30S ribosomal protein S12 methylthiotransferase RimO — translation MISLGCAKNLVDAEIMLGCLQKEGYPITNEAEKADILIVNTCSFIESAKEESIEAILEANRYKGLRKSGHSQKLIVAGCMAQRFSKELPEALPEVDAFIGLDQIKDITSIVDQVWQESGEKNYVTPRPRYIPDFDTPRLRLTPNHYAYIKIAEGCNHPCSFCIIPQMRGRHRSRTVESIVAEARALIHSGVKELILISQDTTYFGMDSWEQRATPRQQVDSSRGQSLIHLLRELNAIEGDFWIRLLYTHPAHWSQELMETIAACEKIARYIDIPLQHIHEKMLQLMRRETSEQHIRDLIVQMRKIIPDIAIRTTFIVGFPGETENHFQHLLNFIEETHFERLGIFTYSLEEGTRAYQFPDHLSAEIKQERFHQAMKLQKKLARKIQQSRIGTRQKILVDTPGLGRTQADAPEIDGKVFCDKNLAPGQFAEVLIKEATDYDLIAQA, via the coding sequence ATGATTTCCCTGGGTTGCGCCAAAAATTTGGTGGACGCCGAGATCATGCTAGGCTGCTTGCAAAAGGAAGGTTACCCCATCACCAATGAAGCCGAGAAAGCGGATATTTTAATTGTTAACACGTGCAGTTTCATCGAAAGCGCTAAAGAAGAAAGCATTGAAGCCATTCTTGAGGCAAACCGTTACAAAGGATTGCGCAAAAGCGGTCATTCGCAAAAACTTATTGTTGCTGGTTGCATGGCTCAACGTTTTAGCAAAGAGTTGCCGGAAGCCTTGCCAGAAGTGGATGCTTTTATTGGACTAGACCAAATCAAAGATATTACCTCAATCGTCGACCAAGTCTGGCAAGAGTCGGGAGAAAAAAATTATGTCACACCACGACCACGTTATATTCCTGATTTTGACACGCCACGACTTCGCTTAACACCCAATCATTACGCTTACATAAAAATTGCCGAGGGCTGCAATCATCCCTGCTCTTTTTGTATCATTCCTCAAATGCGAGGACGTCACCGCAGTCGCACTGTGGAATCCATCGTCGCTGAAGCGCGCGCTTTAATTCACAGTGGCGTTAAGGAATTAATTCTCATTTCCCAGGACACCACTTATTTTGGCATGGACTCATGGGAGCAACGCGCCACTCCCAGACAACAAGTTGATTCGTCACGCGGTCAAAGCCTGATTCATCTGTTGCGCGAATTGAACGCCATTGAAGGCGATTTTTGGATTCGACTTCTTTACACCCATCCCGCGCATTGGAGCCAGGAATTAATGGAAACGATTGCTGCTTGTGAAAAAATTGCGCGCTATATCGATATTCCACTGCAACACATTCATGAAAAAATGCTGCAACTGATGCGACGCGAAACTTCAGAGCAACACATTCGCGATTTGATTGTTCAAATGAGAAAAATCATCCCCGACATCGCTATTCGAACCACATTTATTGTTGGTTTTCCTGGAGAAACCGAAAACCATTTTCAACATCTCCTCAATTTCATTGAAGAGACCCATTTTGAAAGACTTGGCATTTTTACTTATTCCCTGGAAGAGGGCACACGCGCCTATCAATTTCCTGATCATCTCTCGGCAGAAATCAAGCAAGAGCGATTTCATCAAGCCATGAAACTTCAAAAAAAATTAGCTCGAAAAATTCAACAAAGTCGCATTGGCACGCGACAAAAAATTCTCGTGGATACACCCGGTTTGGGTCGCACCCAGGCCGATGCTCCAGAAATTGATGGCAAGGTATTTTGCGATAAAAATTTAGCGCCTGGCCAATTTGCTGAAGTTCTTATAAAAGAAGCAACCGACTATGATTTAATCGCCCAAGCATGA
- the pgsA gene encoding CDP-diacylglycerol--glycerol-3-phosphate 3-phosphatidyltransferase, translated as MNIPNQITIARLILTLLFVVAISYESSFQAIITFSIFVIASLTDWLDGYLARKWNQTTDLGKLLDPLADKILVTSALFFLVYVDMVPVWMAILMVSREFLITGLRLIATAKGVVLAAERTGKHKTISQIVAILLALAYLAVEEIQFQLGDKTFLPEKIVSNLDFLITLSFWIATLLTIASGFLYFQKNRHFLTENFITSTSKKTFHS; from the coding sequence ATGAACATCCCCAATCAAATTACCATTGCGCGATTAATTCTCACGCTACTTTTTGTAGTGGCCATTTCTTATGAATCTAGCTTTCAAGCCATCATTACCTTTAGTATTTTTGTCATTGCAAGCCTAACCGATTGGCTAGATGGTTATCTCGCTAGAAAATGGAATCAAACCACCGATCTGGGAAAATTGTTGGATCCTCTAGCAGATAAAATTCTTGTCACTTCCGCCCTCTTTTTTCTTGTTTACGTCGATATGGTTCCCGTCTGGATGGCTATTCTTATGGTGTCTCGAGAATTTCTAATCACTGGTTTGCGACTTATCGCTACCGCCAAGGGCGTCGTTTTAGCAGCAGAACGCACCGGTAAACATAAAACGATTTCTCAAATCGTTGCCATTCTCCTGGCTTTGGCTTATCTAGCTGTAGAAGAAATTCAATTTCAATTAGGCGATAAAACTTTTCTTCCTGAAAAAATCGTTAGCAACCTTGATTTTTTGATCACGCTTAGTTTTTGGATTGCCACACTACTTACCATAGCTTCGGGTTTTCTTTATTTTCAAAAAAATCGCCATTTTCTTACCGAAAATTTTATTACTTCGACTTCGAAAAAAACTTTTCACTCCTAG
- a CDS encoding aconitate hydratase, with protein MKSLPETLTTFDLGNNKNGHFYSLPALEKAGIGPISRLPISIRIVLESVLRHCDGEKITAKDVTTLANWQPGAERVDEIPFTVARIILQDFTGVPLLVDLAAMRDAVARLKQDPKLIEPLVPVDLVVDHSVQVDFAGEPRAFQLNLDYEFKRNRERYQFLKWGMQAFETFKVVPPGIGIVHQVNLEYLAKGVIVKECEISGKKIQIYYPDTLVGTDSHTTMINGLGIVGWGVGGIEAEAGMLGQPVYFLTPDVVGVHLTGTLKEGVTATDLALTITQLLRQTKVVGKFVEFFGPGAEALPVVDRATIANMAPEYGATMGFFPIDTECVNYLRATGRSEEHCKLYENYYRAQGLWGVPKKGEIDYSQVVELDLNTVTPSVAGPKRPQDRIQLNNLKNKFVELFSKPVSESGYAKSLDELNKRVKINNHHRPHVEPLQDYGMRKERVSPSESEMRDQHPAPDSVANVNPELHAEIGHGSVLIAAITSCTNTSNPSVMLAAGLLAKKAVERGLKVSPTIKTSLAPGSRVVSEYFAQTGLQTYLDQLGFNLVGYGCTTCIGNSGPLESHIEEAVLKNDLVAASVLSGNRNFEARVHQSIKANFLMSPPLVVAFALAGRVDLDLSQEPLGTDKEGKSVYLKDIWPSQQEVRDTLRTALKAEMFQKLYRDFADQNPKWNEIPSSTGAIYEWNKESTYIHNPPFFENFSLDYPPIQEIKQARALGIFADSITTDHISPAGAIKKTSPAGLFLQDHGVKAEDFNSYGSRRGNDLVMTRGTFANVRIKNLMLNGEEGGNTLLQPNGEKMSIFDAAMQYKKQDIPLVVIAGQEYGTGSSRDWAAKGTALLGVKAVIAQSYERIHRSNLVGMGVLPLQFLEGTNAATLQLDGTEIYDIVGLDQNLKPQQNLTLRITRKNGTIAEVPVKCRIDTPIEIDYYQHGGILSYVLRQLLKKG; from the coding sequence ATGAAATCATTACCCGAAACTTTAACAACTTTTGATCTTGGCAACAATAAAAATGGCCATTTTTATTCTCTTCCTGCATTGGAAAAAGCCGGCATTGGACCCATCTCTCGTTTGCCCATTTCCATTCGAATTGTTTTGGAATCGGTTTTACGTCATTGCGATGGAGAAAAAATAACTGCAAAAGATGTCACAACCTTGGCGAATTGGCAGCCAGGCGCTGAACGTGTTGATGAAATTCCCTTTACCGTAGCGCGCATTATTCTTCAAGATTTCACTGGAGTTCCGTTGCTAGTGGATCTCGCAGCGATGCGCGACGCTGTTGCGCGACTCAAACAAGATCCCAAACTCATTGAACCCTTAGTGCCTGTAGACTTAGTCGTCGACCACTCTGTTCAAGTCGATTTTGCTGGCGAGCCTCGAGCCTTTCAATTGAATTTGGATTACGAATTTAAACGTAACCGCGAACGTTATCAGTTCCTCAAATGGGGAATGCAAGCGTTTGAAACTTTCAAGGTAGTTCCCCCAGGCATTGGCATTGTTCACCAGGTTAATTTGGAATATCTCGCTAAAGGCGTGATTGTTAAAGAGTGCGAGATTTCAGGAAAAAAAATTCAAATCTATTATCCCGACACACTCGTCGGCACCGATTCGCACACCACGATGATTAATGGTCTCGGCATTGTCGGATGGGGCGTTGGTGGCATTGAAGCCGAAGCGGGAATGCTCGGTCAACCCGTTTACTTTTTAACGCCTGATGTAGTGGGCGTGCATCTCACTGGCACACTAAAAGAAGGTGTTACAGCTACCGACTTAGCGCTAACTATCACTCAACTTTTGCGTCAAACTAAAGTCGTCGGAAAATTTGTGGAATTTTTCGGTCCTGGCGCCGAAGCGTTACCTGTTGTCGATCGCGCCACTATTGCCAACATGGCTCCGGAATATGGCGCAACGATGGGATTTTTCCCGATTGACACCGAATGCGTAAATTATTTGCGCGCCACAGGTCGCAGTGAAGAACATTGTAAACTTTACGAAAATTATTATCGCGCTCAGGGATTATGGGGCGTTCCTAAAAAAGGTGAAATTGACTACTCTCAAGTTGTTGAATTGGATCTCAACACAGTAACCCCTAGCGTCGCCGGCCCCAAACGGCCTCAAGATCGTATTCAACTTAACAATCTTAAAAATAAATTTGTCGAACTCTTCAGTAAACCCGTTTCAGAAAGTGGCTATGCCAAGTCGCTAGATGAATTAAACAAGCGCGTAAAAATTAATAATCATCACCGACCCCATGTGGAACCTCTTCAGGATTACGGCATGCGAAAAGAACGAGTTTCACCCAGTGAAAGTGAAATGCGTGATCAACACCCTGCGCCAGATTCCGTTGCCAATGTAAATCCTGAACTTCATGCTGAAATCGGTCATGGCAGCGTTCTCATTGCCGCCATTACCAGTTGCACCAACACTTCCAATCCCAGTGTGATGTTAGCTGCTGGTTTGTTAGCGAAAAAAGCGGTGGAACGCGGTTTAAAAGTTTCTCCCACTATTAAAACATCCCTAGCGCCAGGTTCGCGCGTGGTCAGTGAATATTTTGCTCAAACCGGCTTGCAAACTTATCTGGACCAACTTGGTTTCAATCTCGTAGGCTATGGTTGCACGACTTGCATCGGTAACAGCGGCCCGCTAGAAAGTCATATTGAAGAAGCTGTTCTCAAAAATGATCTCGTTGCAGCATCGGTGCTTTCGGGCAATCGCAACTTTGAAGCGCGCGTGCATCAAAGTATCAAAGCCAACTTTCTCATGTCGCCACCGTTAGTTGTGGCTTTCGCTCTGGCAGGCAGGGTTGACCTTGATCTGAGTCAAGAACCTCTCGGAACTGATAAAGAAGGAAAATCCGTTTACTTGAAAGATATCTGGCCTAGTCAACAAGAAGTTCGTGACACTTTGCGCACTGCATTAAAAGCAGAAATGTTTCAAAAATTATATCGCGATTTTGCTGATCAAAATCCGAAATGGAACGAAATTCCTTCTTCGACTGGCGCAATCTATGAATGGAATAAAGAATCCACTTACATTCACAATCCTCCTTTCTTTGAAAATTTTTCTTTAGATTACCCGCCCATTCAGGAAATCAAACAAGCGCGAGCCTTGGGAATTTTCGCTGACAGCATCACCACGGACCATATTTCGCCAGCCGGTGCAATCAAAAAAACTTCGCCTGCTGGACTTTTCCTTCAAGATCACGGTGTCAAAGCTGAAGACTTTAATAGCTATGGCTCACGACGTGGTAATGATCTCGTTATGACTCGAGGAACCTTTGCCAATGTGCGCATTAAAAATCTAATGCTCAACGGCGAAGAGGGCGGCAACACCTTGCTTCAACCTAATGGCGAAAAAATGTCCATCTTCGACGCTGCCATGCAATATAAAAAACAAGATATTCCGTTGGTCGTAATCGCAGGTCAGGAATATGGCACCGGCTCTTCACGCGACTGGGCAGCCAAGGGAACCGCTTTGCTCGGTGTCAAAGCAGTCATTGCGCAAAGCTATGAACGCATCCATCGTTCAAACCTCGTAGGCATGGGCGTGCTTCCGCTTCAATTTTTAGAGGGAACCAATGCCGCCACTCTTCAACTCGATGGCACTGAAATTTATGATATCGTAGGTTTAGATCAAAATTTAAAACCTCAACAAAATCTTACCCTTCGCATCACGCGAAAAAACGGAACTATCGCTGAAGTCCCGGTTAAATGCCGCATCGATACTCCTATTGAAATTGATTATTATCAGCATGGCGGCATATTGTCTTACGTCTTAAGACAACTTTTAAAGAAAGGATAA
- a CDS encoding DUF1328 domain-containing protein, whose protein sequence is MLSYALIFLIVAIIAGVLGFGFIAGTAAWIAKVLFIIFLILFILSLIRGRRP, encoded by the coding sequence ATGTTAAGTTATGCGCTAATTTTTTTAATCGTCGCCATCATTGCTGGCGTTTTAGGTTTTGGATTTATCGCTGGCACCGCAGCTTGGATTGCCAAAGTGCTTTTTATTATTTTCCTTATTCTTTTTATCCTTTCCTTAATTCGTGGAAGGCGACCTTAA
- a CDS encoding histidinol-phosphatase HisJ family protein, translating to MRFDYHMHTPLCQHAKGSPVDYAKAAKASGLKEIGFSDHCPMPTQYDDWRMAPHEFPDYLDLVEEARQAVPELNIRLGLEADYIAGFENHIRELRKQAAFDYFIGSVHYISPDWDLDNPTKLEKWKDQPYEVSWKQYYRCITESAQSGLFDIIGHPDLCKKFCHIPPGDLTPYYLPALEAIADNKLCIEINTSGRHKPIEEAYPSVRFLELAFERDIPIVISSDAHNPEEVGRDFDWAKQFAWDVGYRFVQQFREGKRLPVPLSEF from the coding sequence ATGCGTTTTGACTATCACATGCACACACCGCTTTGTCAGCATGCCAAAGGCAGTCCCGTAGATTATGCCAAAGCCGCAAAAGCGTCAGGATTAAAAGAAATCGGTTTTTCCGATCATTGCCCCATGCCAACACAATATGACGACTGGCGAATGGCGCCTCACGAATTTCCCGATTATCTGGACCTCGTGGAAGAAGCTCGCCAAGCAGTTCCCGAACTCAATATTCGATTGGGCTTGGAAGCCGATTATATTGCGGGTTTCGAAAATCATATTCGCGAGTTAAGAAAACAAGCGGCTTTTGATTATTTTATTGGTTCCGTCCATTACATCAGTCCCGACTGGGATTTGGATAATCCCACCAAACTAGAAAAATGGAAGGATCAGCCTTACGAAGTGAGCTGGAAACAATATTACCGTTGCATCACGGAATCGGCGCAAAGTGGTCTATTTGACATCATTGGTCACCCCGATTTATGCAAAAAATTCTGTCACATTCCGCCCGGCGATTTAACTCCTTACTATTTGCCAGCGCTCGAAGCGATTGCTGACAATAAACTTTGCATCGAAATTAACACTTCGGGACGTCACAAGCCCATTGAAGAAGCTTATCCCAGTGTTCGGTTTCTTGAGTTGGCGTTTGAAAGAGATATCCCGATTGTGATCTCTTCCGATGCGCACAACCCCGAAGAGGTAGGACGCGATTTCGATTGGGCCAAACAGTTTGCCTGGGATGTTGGCTACCGTTTTGTGCAACAGTTTCGAGAAGGAAAACGGCTCCCTGTCCCACTTTCAGAATTTTAA
- the ispD gene encoding 2-C-methyl-D-erythritol 4-phosphate cytidylyltransferase, giving the protein MISAVVVAAGSSRRMGKDKLFLPLCGKPVFFYCLEIFEAHPLITEIIMVTRSEAKTLFQNHLPETITKVKQWIEGGKERQHSVWNGLQAANPSNDLVLIHDAARPLITRKIVDAVVDAAQKTGAAVCGSALADTIKEVDEKGFVTKTLDRDCLVAVQTPQIFHASLIREAYQKLMATQEILTDDTAVVERMGKSVQVVLCDEPNLKMTRPQDLIVAEGILQSRSTY; this is encoded by the coding sequence ATGATTTCTGCTGTGGTAGTTGCTGCGGGCAGCAGTCGTCGCATGGGTAAGGATAAATTATTTCTTCCGCTTTGTGGTAAACCGGTTTTTTTTTATTGTTTGGAAATTTTTGAGGCTCATCCCCTGATCACTGAAATTATCATGGTAACGCGCTCAGAAGCGAAAACGTTATTTCAAAATCATCTTCCTGAAACTATTACTAAAGTAAAACAATGGATTGAAGGCGGTAAAGAACGGCAACATTCCGTTTGGAATGGATTGCAAGCAGCGAATCCTAGTAATGATTTGGTTTTAATTCACGATGCTGCGCGACCTTTGATTACTCGGAAAATTGTTGATGCTGTTGTCGATGCGGCACAAAAAACGGGAGCAGCAGTTTGTGGCTCAGCGTTGGCCGATACGATTAAAGAAGTCGATGAAAAGGGTTTTGTTACAAAAACTTTAGATCGAGATTGTTTGGTTGCTGTGCAGACACCTCAAATTTTTCATGCTTCTTTAATTCGAGAGGCTTATCAAAAGTTAATGGCGACCCAGGAGATTTTGACCGATGACACAGCCGTGGTAGAAAGAATGGGAAAATCGGTGCAAGTCGTATTATGCGACGAGCCTAATTTAAAAATGACTCGACCGCAGGATTTGATCGTGGCGGAAGGCATTTTACAGTCGCGTTCCACCTATTAA
- a CDS encoding MlaD family protein: MEKRGIEIVVGIFVLVGLVTAATLVLIVGVEQSSVHDDYRITVAFPSASGIIKGSKVLMSGVHIGKVVSSPSLGEGGDRALIQIGLGKEYQIREGSKFVIRESGLLGDRYVEVQPNSDAKASFIKANETTEGSRTTGIGDLTSDARPVIQKSQEALNRLNQILVKVDEEILDDATKDNLKNAVSKLNSVLNRTDNLLAQAEKGQGLLAKVLTDKRMAQDLRDFIYNLRTRGILWYKDVASQEEDKARH; encoded by the coding sequence ATGGAAAAACGGGGTATTGAAATTGTTGTTGGGATTTTTGTTCTCGTCGGACTAGTGACAGCTGCGACTTTAGTTCTCATTGTGGGTGTGGAGCAAAGTTCGGTGCATGATGATTATCGGATTACTGTGGCTTTTCCCAGCGCAAGCGGAATTATTAAAGGATCTAAAGTTTTGATGTCGGGCGTACACATTGGCAAAGTGGTGTCATCGCCTTCACTGGGTGAGGGAGGCGATCGGGCTTTGATTCAGATTGGGTTGGGAAAAGAATATCAAATTCGTGAAGGTTCCAAGTTTGTTATTCGTGAATCGGGTTTGTTAGGGGATCGCTATGTGGAAGTGCAGCCGAATAGCGATGCCAAGGCTTCCTTTATTAAAGCTAACGAAACTACCGAGGGTTCGCGCACGACGGGTATTGGGGATTTGACAAGTGATGCCCGACCAGTAATCCAAAAATCGCAAGAAGCTTTGAACCGTTTGAATCAAATTTTGGTGAAGGTAGACGAAGAAATTTTAGATGATGCTACTAAAGATAATTTAAAAAATGCTGTGTCGAAATTGAATTCCGTTTTAAATCGCACGGATAATTTATTGGCGCAAGCGGAAAAGGGACAGGGATTACTTGCAAAAGTTTTAACTGATAAAAGAATGGCACAGGATTTACGCGATTTTATCTATAATCTTCGAACCCGCGGCATTTTATGGTATAAAGATGTGGCATCTCAAGAAGAGGACAAAGCGAGACATTAG
- a CDS encoding ABC transporter ATP-binding protein has protein sequence MKDDVVIEFKNLEKRLGKQHVLRGVSLQIHRAERLVVIGRSGCGKSVLLKHLIGLMKPDKGQILVDGKNVVGLNEMEMVPIRKKIGIVFQGGALFDSLSVEANVGFPLKEEKKFTAKEIKERVAEVLEAVGLPNQERKMPSELSGGMKKRVALARAIARLPEIILYDEPTTGLDPITADSINQLINQISERYGVTSVVVTHDMKSVFAIADRIAMLREGVIYKIDTPENFQKSKDEAIQHFIEGVSDTSEVMI, from the coding sequence ATGAAAGACGACGTTGTTATCGAGTTTAAGAATTTGGAGAAACGGCTGGGAAAACAGCATGTGTTGCGAGGGGTGAGTCTTCAAATTCATCGCGCGGAACGTTTAGTGGTTATCGGGCGAAGTGGTTGCGGCAAAAGCGTTTTGTTAAAGCATTTGATTGGGTTAATGAAGCCCGATAAGGGGCAAATTTTGGTGGATGGTAAAAATGTGGTGGGTTTAAATGAAATGGAGATGGTCCCGATCCGAAAAAAAATTGGCATCGTTTTTCAAGGAGGAGCACTTTTTGATTCCCTTTCGGTTGAGGCGAATGTTGGTTTTCCTTTGAAAGAGGAAAAAAAGTTTACTGCTAAAGAAATTAAAGAGCGCGTGGCAGAAGTGTTGGAGGCGGTCGGATTGCCTAATCAAGAGCGGAAAATGCCATCGGAGTTAAGTGGAGGCATGAAGAAACGCGTCGCTTTGGCGCGAGCGATTGCGCGTCTGCCAGAAATAATTCTCTATGATGAGCCGACGACAGGATTGGATCCGATTACGGCGGATAGTATTAATCAGTTAATTAATCAGATCAGCGAGCGTTACGGTGTCACGAGTGTAGTGGTGACGCATGATATGAAAAGTGTCTTTGCTATTGCCGATCGGATTGCTATGTTGCGAGAAGGCGTTATTTATAAGATTGATACACCAGAAAATTTTCAGAAAAGTAAAGATGAAGCGATTCAACATTTTATTGAGGGAGTGTCTGACACCAGCGAAGTCATGATTTAA
- a CDS encoding ABC transporter permease has protein sequence MRWFQSFFLKAGRLAISFIEQLGEVALLMMETFRCFFSRPLRMKQTIQQIYFVGVRSQVVVLTTGIFTGAVFAAQIQFQFHRLGMDSATGSVATLAMCRELGPVLSALMIAGRVGSAMAAELATMKISEQIDALRALAVYPIEYLIVPRFVAMMISLPALVAMAIAGGMAAGYVVAVPLLGVDGTYYWYNILQFTEARDMWIGLIKAFLFSIIIVSVSCHKGLMSGTGAESVGKATTEAAVSSSLSVLIANFFFTFMLNSLFPAS, from the coding sequence ATGCGTTGGTTTCAATCATTTTTTTTAAAAGCGGGCAGACTTGCTATCTCCTTTATTGAACAGTTAGGCGAGGTGGCTTTGTTGATGATGGAAACGTTTCGCTGTTTTTTTTCGCGACCATTGCGGATGAAGCAGACGATTCAACAAATTTATTTTGTAGGGGTGCGATCTCAGGTTGTGGTTTTAACAACGGGCATTTTTACGGGAGCGGTGTTTGCCGCGCAGATTCAGTTTCAATTTCATCGACTCGGTATGGATTCCGCTACAGGTTCGGTAGCGACTTTGGCTATGTGTCGCGAGTTAGGTCCGGTGTTAAGTGCACTCATGATTGCGGGACGAGTGGGTTCGGCAATGGCTGCAGAGTTGGCCACGATGAAAATTTCGGAGCAGATTGATGCGTTGCGCGCGTTGGCGGTTTATCCGATTGAATATCTGATCGTCCCACGATTCGTGGCGATGATGATTTCATTACCTGCATTGGTGGCGATGGCAATTGCGGGAGGAATGGCAGCGGGTTATGTGGTGGCAGTGCCGCTTCTGGGAGTGGATGGCACTTATTACTGGTATAATATTTTGCAGTTTACCGAGGCGCGCGACATGTGGATTGGTTTGATTAAAGCATTTTTATTTTCTATTATTATTGTAAGTGTGTCGTGTCATAAAGGGTTGATGTCGGGCACGGGAGCGGAAAGCGTGGGTAAAGCGACGACCGAAGCGGCAGTAAGCTCCTCTTTGAGTGTTTTGATCGCGAATTTCTTTTTCACGTTCATGTTAAATTCATTATTTCCGGCTTCATGA
- a CDS encoding YraN family protein yields the protein MALAPFIATRLRRLCKRLGKKQSVDCDIGRWGEAVAADFLRGQGYKILLKRFRGRGGEIDLVCRDGEVLAFVEVKARSSTEFGRPGEFVDRAKQKRLSKTALEYLRLLGNPSLIFRFDVVEVELAQEIEKNSTCFLIRNAFELTEPYLY from the coding sequence ATGGCCCTTGCCCCATTCATCGCAACTCGTTTGCGCCGGTTATGCAAGCGATTGGGCAAAAAGCAGAGTGTTGATTGCGATATAGGGAGATGGGGTGAAGCTGTTGCTGCCGATTTTTTACGAGGACAAGGATATAAAATTTTACTGAAACGGTTCCGGGGTAGAGGTGGAGAGATTGATTTAGTGTGTCGAGATGGTGAAGTTTTGGCATTTGTGGAAGTGAAAGCGCGCAGTTCCACAGAGTTTGGCAGACCGGGGGAGTTTGTGGATCGTGCTAAGCAAAAACGATTATCCAAAACTGCCTTGGAATATTTGCGTTTACTCGGGAATCCTTCTCTTATTTTTCGATTTGATGTGGTGGAGGTGGAACTTGCTCAAGAAATAGAAAAAAATTCAACCTGCTTTTTGATAAGAAATGCATTTGAATTAACGGAGCCTTATCTTTACTAG
- a CDS encoding ribonuclease HII: MKPSFQFEESAQKKGFRYVVGVDEAGRGPLAGPVVAAAVCLNGCVSKREVKGIKDSKLLSEKKREELFTRLTETLQMTWHYAVVSVEEIDRDNIYQATRSAMELALCQFVSPPDWVLIDGRPFRDFPFPHEGIVSGDRLSYSIAAASIIAKVVRDRLMREWHQQWPHYGFDEHKGYGTPQHLEALKRYGPCPIHRNSFAPVMQAIGQKAEC; encoded by the coding sequence TTGAAGCCGAGTTTTCAATTCGAAGAAAGCGCTCAAAAAAAAGGGTTTCGTTACGTAGTCGGAGTTGATGAGGCCGGTCGAGGGCCGCTTGCGGGGCCAGTGGTTGCCGCTGCGGTCTGTTTGAATGGATGCGTTTCAAAGCGGGAAGTCAAAGGGATAAAGGATTCCAAATTATTATCAGAAAAAAAAAGAGAAGAACTTTTTACGCGTTTAACCGAAACTTTACAGATGACCTGGCATTACGCAGTTGTTTCGGTCGAAGAGATTGATCGGGATAATATTTATCAAGCTACACGAAGCGCGATGGAGTTGGCACTGTGCCAATTTGTATCGCCTCCGGATTGGGTGCTAATAGATGGACGACCTTTTCGAGATTTTCCTTTTCCTCATGAAGGCATTGTGAGCGGTGATCGACTGAGTTATTCCATTGCTGCCGCGTCAATTATTGCTAAAGTAGTGAGGGATCGTTTGATGCGCGAATGGCATCAGCAATGGCCTCATTATGGATTTGATGAACATAAAGGTTATGGCACACCTCAACATTTGGAGGCGTTGAAACGTTATGGCCCTTGCCCCATTCATCGCAACTCGTTTGCGCCGGTTATGCAAGCGATTGGGCAAAAAGCAGAGTGTTGA
- the rplS gene encoding 50S ribosomal protein L19, translating to MNLLIEKIESEQFKKEITPFRVGDTIKVHTRVKEGEKERVQVFAGLVIAKKGRGLNAQFTVRRISYGEGVERVFPLHSPIIEKIQVEKRGHVRRAKLYYLRGVEGRDAITVKELKASSTKK from the coding sequence ATGAATTTGTTAATTGAAAAAATTGAATCGGAACAGTTTAAAAAGGAAATCACCCCTTTTCGCGTGGGCGATACGATTAAAGTCCATACTCGTGTGAAGGAAGGGGAAAAGGAACGGGTGCAGGTTTTTGCCGGATTGGTGATCGCTAAAAAAGGGCGCGGGTTGAATGCGCAGTTTACCGTGCGCCGCATTTCTTATGGTGAAGGTGTGGAACGCGTTTTCCCTTTGCATTCGCCGATTATTGAAAAGATTCAGGTTGAGAAACGGGGTCATGTGCGTCGTGCCAAGCTTTATTATCTTCGAGGTGTGGAAGGGCGTGATGCGATTACAGTCAAAGAATTAAAAGCTTCATCTACTAAAAAATAG